In the Arthrobacter sp. 31Y genome, one interval contains:
- a CDS encoding rhamnulokinase, with translation MTNGTTTDTAPAHAGAVSAPQTNQVFAAIDIGASSGRVMLGRVSPSTGVSLETIHRFPNGVVELDGGLHWDFDALFAEVLKGLAAAASVATKNGERIASIGIDTWAVDYGLVNDAGDLTSVPFSYRDERSRATVERVHAVISPEKLYATTGLQYLQFNTIYQLAAEPNLAGLQALLIPDLIAFLLTGVRRTEATNASTTGLFDAVAGEWATEFLDALGVPRNIFPELIQPGETVGTLLPAILEQTGLPADTTVVAVGSHDTASAVAAVPAQVLSATGDQDFAYISSGTWSLVGVELNKPVLTEASRKANFTNERGVDGTIRYLRNVGGLWLLSECQRAWAAQGFSQALPALLDSAAALPAGGPQINADDPAFTAPDNMPDRIRAAVRNTGAVLADRPAAVVRCIMDSLAAGYARTLADAERLTGRSTAVVHIVGGGSQNRLLCQLTAAATGKVVVAGPVEATAQGNVLVQARAAGVVAGGLAELRHFVIAGEELERYEPAHEVSGVPS, from the coding sequence GTGACCAACGGAACCACCACGGACACCGCCCCGGCACACGCCGGGGCGGTGTCCGCTCCGCAGACAAACCAGGTTTTTGCCGCCATCGACATCGGCGCCTCCTCCGGCCGCGTCATGCTGGGCCGCGTCTCTCCCTCCACAGGCGTGTCCCTCGAGACCATCCACCGCTTTCCCAACGGGGTGGTGGAGCTCGACGGCGGACTCCACTGGGACTTTGACGCCCTCTTCGCTGAGGTACTCAAGGGCCTGGCGGCAGCCGCTTCCGTGGCGACCAAGAACGGCGAGCGCATCGCCAGCATCGGCATCGACACCTGGGCAGTGGACTACGGACTGGTGAACGACGCCGGCGACCTCACCTCGGTTCCGTTCAGCTACCGGGACGAGCGCAGCCGGGCCACGGTGGAGCGGGTCCATGCGGTCATTTCCCCTGAGAAGCTGTATGCCACCACAGGCTTGCAGTATCTGCAGTTCAACACGATTTACCAGCTCGCTGCAGAACCAAATCTGGCCGGGCTGCAGGCCCTCCTGATTCCGGACCTGATCGCCTTCCTGCTCACCGGTGTTCGCCGCACGGAGGCCACCAATGCCTCCACCACCGGACTCTTCGACGCCGTTGCGGGCGAGTGGGCCACGGAGTTCCTGGACGCGTTGGGCGTGCCCCGGAACATCTTCCCGGAGCTCATCCAGCCCGGAGAAACCGTGGGCACGCTCCTGCCGGCGATCCTTGAGCAGACGGGTCTGCCCGCTGACACCACGGTGGTGGCTGTGGGCTCGCACGACACCGCCTCGGCCGTCGCCGCCGTCCCCGCCCAGGTTTTGAGTGCAACCGGGGACCAGGATTTCGCTTACATCTCTTCCGGCACGTGGTCGCTGGTGGGAGTGGAACTGAACAAGCCCGTACTGACGGAAGCGAGCCGCAAGGCCAACTTCACCAACGAACGTGGCGTGGATGGCACTATTCGGTACCTGCGCAACGTCGGCGGCCTGTGGTTGTTGAGCGAATGCCAGCGCGCATGGGCTGCCCAAGGATTCAGCCAGGCACTCCCGGCCCTGCTCGACTCGGCGGCGGCGCTGCCAGCAGGAGGTCCGCAGATCAACGCTGACGATCCTGCGTTCACCGCCCCTGACAACATGCCGGACCGGATCCGCGCAGCTGTGCGCAACACCGGCGCGGTACTCGCGGACCGGCCTGCCGCCGTCGTGCGTTGCATCATGGACAGCCTCGCGGCCGGTTACGCGCGCACGCTGGCCGACGCCGAACGTCTTACCGGTCGCAGCACCGCCGTGGTGCACATTGTGGGCGGCGGTTCGCAGAACCGGCTCCTGTGCCAACTGACGGCAGCCGCCACGGGCAAAGTTGTGGTCGCCGGACCCGTGGAAGCGACCGCGCAGGGCAACGTCCTGGTGCAGGCACGCGCTGCAGGGGTAGTAGCCGGCGGATTGGCTGAGCTGCGGCACTTCGTCATCGCAGGCGAGGAACTGGAGCGCTATGAGCCGGCCCATGAGGTCAGCGGCGTACCTTCCTGA
- a CDS encoding flavin monoamine oxidase family protein — METSDIIVIGAGFAGLTAARELSRSGHSTILLEAKDRIAGRTHLAERLGRNLELGGTWVHWTQPYVWAEMGRYGIKALPGPEFTKAFWNVDGQRHEGTADSMLELLDGPNRTLLAAARHYFPLPWSPLDNPEVADIDELTLSEAIDRLDLPEDQRQLLRSFWTLNFNGRLDHAAYTQALRWCAVASGDWQLMFEACASFKIDGGTRRLAEAILADSTAELRLNQVVASIDQDDEGVLVTTKAGKHYKARQVILALPLSVLNDIDIQPAFSPGKREAAARGQAGRGAKLWVKVEGRQERFVAFGPETAALNFVQAEYIDDDTTTLVCFGPDAGAVDVADVAAAQGHLDAIVPGLKVLEVAGHDWVADEYARSTWPMHYAGYLTRYLAELQQPEGRIRLAGSDIANGWGGFIDGAIESGLDAARQAASALGNDASSPAQAPVVVG; from the coding sequence GTGGAAACCTCCGACATCATTGTTATCGGCGCTGGCTTTGCCGGTCTCACGGCAGCAAGGGAACTGTCCCGCAGCGGACACTCCACCATCCTGCTGGAGGCAAAGGACCGCATCGCCGGACGAACTCACCTGGCGGAGCGCCTTGGCCGGAACCTGGAACTCGGCGGCACCTGGGTGCACTGGACCCAGCCGTATGTCTGGGCGGAAATGGGGCGGTACGGGATCAAGGCCCTCCCTGGACCGGAGTTCACCAAGGCTTTCTGGAACGTAGACGGACAACGGCATGAAGGCACCGCAGACAGCATGCTGGAATTGCTGGATGGCCCGAACCGCACGCTCCTGGCTGCTGCCCGGCACTATTTCCCTCTTCCGTGGTCACCCTTGGATAACCCCGAGGTGGCAGACATCGACGAGCTCACACTTTCGGAAGCAATCGACCGGCTGGACCTCCCTGAGGACCAGCGTCAGCTCCTGAGATCTTTCTGGACCTTGAATTTCAACGGCAGGCTGGACCATGCGGCCTATACCCAGGCGTTGCGCTGGTGCGCCGTGGCCAGTGGTGACTGGCAGCTGATGTTTGAGGCGTGCGCCAGCTTCAAGATCGACGGCGGCACCCGCCGCCTTGCCGAGGCGATCCTTGCGGACTCAACGGCAGAGCTACGGCTGAACCAGGTGGTCGCGTCCATCGATCAGGATGACGAGGGAGTCCTCGTGACAACCAAGGCTGGCAAACACTACAAAGCCCGTCAGGTCATTCTCGCGCTCCCGCTCAGCGTGCTGAACGACATCGATATCCAACCAGCGTTCTCGCCCGGTAAGCGGGAGGCGGCAGCAAGGGGACAGGCAGGCCGCGGTGCAAAATTGTGGGTCAAGGTGGAAGGCCGTCAGGAGAGGTTTGTCGCGTTTGGGCCCGAGACGGCGGCCCTGAACTTCGTCCAAGCTGAGTACATCGATGATGACACCACCACCCTTGTCTGCTTTGGCCCCGACGCCGGGGCCGTGGATGTAGCCGATGTTGCCGCTGCACAAGGGCATCTTGACGCCATAGTCCCTGGGTTGAAAGTGCTTGAGGTTGCTGGACACGACTGGGTGGCCGATGAATATGCACGGTCCACCTGGCCCATGCATTACGCCGGATACCTCACCCGGTATTTGGCGGAACTCCAGCAGCCCGAGGGAAGAATCCGCCTCGCCGGATCTGACATCGCCAACGGCTGGGGAGGGTTCATCGACGGTGCCATCGAGAGCGGCCTCGACGCTGCCCGTCAAGCAGCATCCGCACTCGGAAATGACGCAAGTTCGCCCGCCCAGGCTCCTGTCGTTGTGGGCTAA
- a CDS encoding cupin domain-containing protein, producing the protein MSQVFHAHLDHTAFEPFELGTVQWLRRPGDNGNEALSGGIWKVTPEEAPEPFDLPIDHDETIYIISGYLRIEVKGGSTLELREGSMASLSKGAMTRWSVLEPTIEFFVYS; encoded by the coding sequence ATGTCCCAGGTTTTCCATGCCCATCTTGACCACACAGCGTTTGAACCCTTTGAGTTGGGTACGGTTCAATGGCTTCGCCGCCCCGGAGACAACGGAAATGAGGCGCTCAGTGGCGGTATCTGGAAAGTCACCCCTGAGGAGGCGCCGGAACCGTTCGACCTGCCGATTGACCATGATGAAACCATTTACATCATCTCCGGATACCTCCGCATTGAGGTCAAGGGCGGGAGCACCCTCGAGCTGAGGGAAGGTTCCATGGCTTCACTGTCCAAGGGGGCAATGACCCGCTGGAGTGTCCTGGAACCGACCATCGAATTCTTCGTCTACAGCTGA
- a CDS encoding LacI family DNA-binding transcriptional regulator, producing the protein MSQTASIKDVATHAQVAVGTVSNVLNYPDRVSQRTKERVLKSIAELGFVRNDAARQLRAGQSRTIGLIVLDVGNPFFSSVARAAEDAATALGSVVLVGDSGQDASREAHYMDLFQEQRVQGLLISPVGDVGERIDTLRERGVPTVLVDELADTDRCSSVSVDDQEGGYLAAKHLLDLGRRRLAFVGTAAIRQVASRLKGAQRAVGEVAGASIEVLDSAGQTVLAGRQVGNKLVERSPEERPEAVFCSNDLLALGVMQSLTMLRTVRIPEDIALIGYDDIDFAISAVVPLSSIRQPTEALGRTAIELLAEEQESGGTKHRSVVFTPELVVRQSTAGAGS; encoded by the coding sequence ATGTCCCAGACAGCCAGCATCAAAGACGTTGCCACTCACGCCCAGGTAGCAGTGGGAACTGTTTCCAATGTGCTGAACTATCCGGACAGGGTTTCGCAGAGGACCAAGGAACGCGTCCTGAAATCCATCGCTGAGCTCGGCTTTGTCCGCAACGACGCCGCCCGCCAGCTCCGCGCCGGGCAGAGCAGGACTATCGGCCTGATTGTGCTGGACGTTGGAAACCCCTTCTTCTCCTCCGTGGCTCGCGCGGCGGAAGATGCGGCCACGGCCCTGGGAAGCGTGGTGCTGGTTGGGGATAGCGGCCAAGACGCCTCTCGGGAAGCCCACTATATGGACCTGTTCCAAGAGCAACGTGTCCAAGGCCTGCTGATCTCGCCCGTTGGTGATGTGGGGGAGCGGATCGATACCCTCCGCGAACGCGGCGTGCCCACTGTTCTGGTGGACGAACTCGCGGACACCGATCGCTGCAGCTCAGTCTCCGTGGATGACCAGGAAGGCGGGTATCTGGCCGCCAAACACCTGCTGGACCTGGGCCGCCGTCGTCTGGCCTTTGTTGGTACAGCCGCCATCCGCCAGGTGGCCAGCCGACTCAAGGGCGCACAACGTGCCGTGGGTGAGGTGGCCGGAGCCAGCATTGAGGTGCTCGACTCCGCCGGGCAGACAGTCCTCGCCGGACGTCAGGTGGGCAACAAGCTGGTGGAACGCTCGCCGGAAGAGCGGCCGGAGGCGGTTTTCTGCTCCAACGATCTCCTGGCGCTCGGCGTCATGCAATCCTTGACCATGCTGCGGACCGTCCGGATTCCGGAGGACATCGCGCTCATTGGCTACGACGACATCGATTTCGCCATTTCCGCAGTGGTCCCCTTGTCTTCCATCCGCCAGCCCACTGAGGCGCTGGGCCGGACCGCGATCGAGTTGCTCGCGGAGGAGCAGGAGAGCGGCGGAACCAAGCACCGGTCTGTGGTGTTCACTCCCGAGCTGGTGGTCCGCCAAAGCACTGCGGGCGCTGGCAGTTAA
- a CDS encoding L-rhamnose mutarotase: MRVCFRSSVQPELMAEYKQRHAAVWPEMLSALKNAGWNNYSLFLAPDGQLIGYLECEDYAEAQARMAVTEVNARWQAEMATLFANSDLPPDQGFEIVEEVFNLEDQLAAAGVTDASHSTHNSNHAAHEYQKEQA, translated from the coding sequence ATGAGGGTTTGTTTCCGCTCTTCAGTCCAGCCGGAACTGATGGCCGAGTACAAGCAGCGCCACGCCGCCGTATGGCCGGAGATGCTGTCCGCACTGAAAAACGCAGGGTGGAACAACTACTCCCTGTTCCTCGCCCCGGATGGCCAGCTGATCGGCTACCTGGAATGCGAAGACTACGCAGAAGCGCAGGCCCGCATGGCAGTCACTGAGGTCAACGCCCGCTGGCAGGCCGAGATGGCAACCTTGTTCGCCAACAGTGACCTCCCTCCAGACCAAGGCTTTGAAATCGTCGAGGAAGTTTTCAACCTTGAGGATCAGCTCGCCGCCGCGGGCGTCACGGATGCCTCCCACTCCACTCATAACAGCAACCACGCCGCCCACGAATACCAAAAGGAACAAGCATGA
- a CDS encoding bifunctional rhamnulose-1-phosphate aldolase/short-chain dehydrogenase, with protein sequence MTSKTVEELISRSNRLGADKRNTNFAGGNTSAKGTEKDPVTGQDVELLWVKGSGGDLGTLKAENLAVLRLDRLQALKDVYPGVEREDEMVAAFDYCLHGKGGAAPSIDTAMHGLVDAAHVDHLHPDSGIAIATAVDGEALTSKVFGDKVVWVPWRRPGFQLGLDIAAIKEANPQAIGTILGGHGITAWGATSEEAEANSLWIIDQAENYIKDNGKAEPFGAQLPGYGALPEAERRAKAAALAPVIRGLASTDKPQLGHFSDDAVVLEFLAAEEHPRLGSLGTSCPDHFLRTKVKPLVLDLPADATIEESTNRLKELHAAYREDYQAYYDRHADADSPALRGADPAIVLVPGVGMFSFGKDKQTARVAGEFYTNAINVMRGAEAISTYAPIEESEKFRIEYWALEEAKLARMPKPKSHATRIALVTGAASGIGKAIATRLASDGACVVIADLNLENAQKVAEELGGSDVAIGVQADVTDEAQIAAAIQEAVLAFGGLDLVVNNAGLSISKPLLETTEKDWDLQHNVMAKGSFLVSKAAAKVMIDQGLGGDIIYISSKNSVFAGPNNIAYSATKADQAHQVRLLAAELGEYGVRVNGINPDGVVRGSGIFAGGWGAKRAAVYGVDEQELGKYYAQRTLLKREVLPEHVANAAAVLTSNELSHTTGLHIPVDAGVAAAFLR encoded by the coding sequence ATGACCAGCAAGACTGTTGAAGAGCTGATTTCCCGTTCCAACCGCCTCGGTGCGGACAAGCGGAACACCAACTTCGCCGGCGGCAACACCTCCGCCAAAGGCACCGAGAAGGATCCTGTCACTGGCCAGGACGTTGAACTCCTGTGGGTCAAGGGCTCCGGCGGCGACCTCGGCACACTGAAAGCTGAGAACCTCGCTGTCCTCCGGCTGGACCGGCTGCAGGCACTCAAGGATGTTTACCCCGGCGTCGAGCGTGAAGACGAAATGGTGGCCGCGTTCGATTATTGCCTGCACGGCAAGGGCGGCGCCGCGCCGTCGATCGACACCGCCATGCACGGCCTGGTGGATGCAGCTCACGTTGACCACCTGCACCCGGACTCGGGCATCGCGATTGCCACCGCGGTGGACGGCGAGGCACTGACCTCCAAGGTCTTCGGCGACAAGGTGGTGTGGGTTCCGTGGCGCCGCCCCGGTTTCCAGCTCGGTTTGGACATCGCTGCGATCAAGGAAGCCAACCCGCAGGCCATCGGCACTATCCTGGGCGGCCACGGCATCACCGCCTGGGGCGCCACCAGCGAAGAGGCAGAGGCCAACTCGCTGTGGATCATTGACCAGGCCGAGAACTACATCAAGGACAACGGCAAGGCCGAGCCTTTCGGCGCCCAGCTCCCCGGTTACGGCGCCCTCCCGGAGGCTGAGCGCAGGGCCAAGGCAGCCGCCCTCGCTCCGGTGATCCGCGGCCTGGCTTCCACGGACAAGCCGCAGCTGGGGCACTTCAGTGATGACGCCGTCGTGCTTGAATTCCTTGCCGCCGAAGAGCACCCGCGCCTCGGCTCGCTGGGCACCTCGTGCCCGGACCATTTCCTGCGCACCAAGGTCAAGCCCCTGGTCCTGGACTTGCCGGCCGACGCCACCATCGAGGAGTCAACCAACCGGCTCAAGGAACTGCACGCCGCATACCGCGAGGATTACCAGGCGTACTACGACCGCCACGCCGACGCCGATAGCCCGGCATTGCGCGGCGCGGACCCGGCCATCGTGCTGGTTCCCGGCGTGGGCATGTTCTCCTTCGGCAAGGACAAGCAGACCGCCCGCGTGGCCGGCGAGTTCTACACCAACGCCATCAACGTGATGCGCGGCGCCGAGGCCATCTCCACCTACGCCCCGATCGAGGAATCCGAGAAATTCCGCATCGAATACTGGGCGCTGGAAGAAGCCAAGCTCGCCCGGATGCCCAAGCCCAAGTCCCACGCCACCCGCATCGCACTGGTGACCGGAGCGGCGTCGGGCATTGGCAAGGCGATCGCCACCCGTTTGGCGTCCGACGGCGCGTGCGTGGTGATTGCCGACCTGAACCTTGAGAACGCACAGAAGGTCGCCGAGGAACTGGGCGGTTCCGACGTCGCCATCGGCGTCCAGGCTGACGTGACCGACGAAGCCCAGATCGCCGCTGCCATCCAGGAAGCCGTGCTCGCGTTCGGTGGCCTGGACCTGGTAGTCAACAACGCCGGACTGTCCATCTCCAAGCCGCTGCTGGAAACCACCGAGAAGGACTGGGACCTGCAGCACAACGTCATGGCCAAGGGCTCGTTCCTGGTGTCCAAGGCCGCTGCCAAGGTGATGATCGATCAGGGCCTGGGTGGAGACATCATCTACATCTCCTCCAAGAACTCCGTGTTCGCCGGCCCGAACAACATCGCCTACTCGGCCACCAAGGCCGACCAGGCGCATCAGGTCCGCCTGCTCGCCGCTGAACTGGGCGAGTACGGTGTCCGCGTCAACGGCATCAACCCCGACGGCGTGGTCCGCGGCTCAGGCATCTTCGCCGGGGGCTGGGGCGCCAAGCGCGCAGCGGTGTACGGCGTGGACGAGCAGGAACTGGGCAAGTACTACGCCCAGCGCACACTCCTCAAGCGCGAAGTCCTCCCGGAACACGTGGCCAACGCCGCCGCCGTGCTCACCAGCAACGAGCTCTCGCACACCACCGGCCTCCACATCCCCGTGGACGCCGGCGTGGCAGCAGCCTTCCTCCGCTAG
- the rhaI gene encoding L-rhamnose isomerase, with translation MNTTESALGRLGELAIEVPSWAYGNSGTRFKVFGTPGTPRTVQEKIADAAKVHELTGLAPTVALHIPWDKVDDYAALREYAADLGVGLGTINSNTFQDDEYKFGSLTSSNESVRRRAIDHHLECIEIMHATGSKDLKIWLADGTNYPGQDDIRGRQDRLAESLQEIYAGLGDEQRLVLEYKFFEPAFYHTDVPDWGTSYAQTLALGEKAFVCLDTGHHAPGTNIEFIVMQLLRLGKLGSFDFNSRFYADDDLIVGAADPFQLFRIMHEVIRGGGFGKDSGVALMLDQCHNLEEKIPGQIRSVLNVQEMTARALLIDTAALSEAQRSGDVLAANGIFNDAFYTDVRPVLAEWRESRGLPADPMAAYKASGYQKKINEDRAGGQQAGWGA, from the coding sequence ATGAACACCACAGAATCGGCCCTTGGCCGTCTAGGGGAACTGGCCATTGAAGTGCCGTCCTGGGCCTACGGAAATTCCGGGACCCGGTTCAAGGTCTTCGGCACCCCGGGTACTCCGCGCACCGTCCAGGAAAAGATCGCCGACGCCGCGAAGGTTCACGAGCTCACGGGGCTGGCACCTACTGTGGCATTGCATATCCCATGGGACAAGGTGGATGACTACGCTGCGCTGCGCGAATACGCCGCGGATCTGGGTGTTGGGCTGGGCACCATCAACTCCAACACTTTCCAGGATGACGAGTACAAGTTCGGCTCCCTGACCTCGTCCAACGAGTCGGTGCGCCGCCGCGCCATCGATCACCACTTGGAATGCATCGAGATTATGCACGCCACGGGTTCCAAGGATCTGAAGATCTGGCTTGCCGATGGCACCAACTACCCGGGCCAGGACGATATCCGCGGCCGCCAGGACCGCCTGGCGGAGTCCCTTCAGGAGATCTACGCGGGTCTCGGTGACGAGCAGCGCCTGGTTCTGGAGTACAAGTTCTTCGAGCCGGCTTTTTATCACACCGATGTTCCGGACTGGGGTACCTCCTACGCGCAGACCCTTGCCCTGGGCGAGAAGGCTTTCGTTTGCCTCGATACCGGCCACCACGCCCCGGGTACCAACATCGAGTTCATCGTCATGCAGCTCCTGCGCCTCGGCAAGCTGGGTTCCTTCGACTTCAATTCCCGTTTCTACGCCGATGATGACCTGATTGTTGGCGCGGCTGATCCGTTCCAACTGTTCCGCATCATGCACGAGGTCATCCGCGGCGGCGGTTTCGGCAAAGACTCAGGTGTCGCGCTGATGCTGGACCAGTGCCACAACCTCGAAGAGAAGATCCCGGGCCAGATCCGCTCTGTGCTCAATGTCCAGGAAATGACTGCCCGCGCCCTGCTCATTGACACTGCGGCGCTTTCCGAAGCCCAGCGTTCCGGGGATGTCCTGGCTGCCAACGGCATCTTCAACGATGCTTTCTACACCGATGTCCGCCCGGTCCTGGCCGAGTGGCGCGAATCCCGTGGCCTGCCCGCCGATCCGATGGCTGCGTACAAGGCCAGCGGTTACCAGAAGAAGATCAACGAGGACCGCGCAGGCGGCCAGCAAGCCGGATGGGGCGCGTAA
- a CDS encoding aldose 1-epimerase family protein: MSTEFTLIAGGYTAVVTARAAALRVLQFEGRDLVVPFPEGGPIPDYRGIIAAPWPNRIADGKYTFDGVEHQLPVNEPERATALHGLAFPLDWTLKESDAGSLTLTCTAGPTAGYPFVLELSARFRLDDSGLLTSVTARNVADVAAPYGVCPHPYLVAGSSPLDEWILEFAADSFLEVTPDRLLPIATAPTEGHAFDFRSPRAIGSTEIDHAFTGITFDDGLARLSVRDPAGTGVGGSGVGMSWDESCPWLQIHTADKPAPIPGRIGLAVEPMTCPPDAFNSGTDLIRLEPGAEHTASWSIYAL; the protein is encoded by the coding sequence GTGAGCACTGAATTTACGCTGATCGCGGGCGGTTACACGGCAGTCGTGACCGCCCGTGCGGCGGCGCTGCGCGTTCTGCAGTTTGAGGGCCGGGACCTCGTTGTCCCGTTTCCGGAGGGCGGTCCGATCCCGGACTACCGCGGCATCATCGCGGCGCCCTGGCCCAACAGGATCGCCGACGGCAAATACACGTTCGACGGCGTCGAGCACCAGTTGCCTGTCAACGAACCTGAGCGGGCCACGGCCTTGCACGGGCTCGCCTTCCCACTGGATTGGACCCTCAAAGAGTCCGACGCCGGGTCGCTGACCTTGACGTGCACTGCGGGTCCCACAGCGGGATACCCGTTTGTGCTGGAGCTTTCGGCACGGTTCAGATTGGACGACTCCGGGCTTCTCACGTCTGTCACAGCCCGGAACGTGGCCGACGTCGCTGCTCCCTACGGCGTCTGCCCGCACCCGTACCTCGTGGCCGGATCGTCTCCGCTGGATGAGTGGATCCTTGAGTTCGCAGCTGACTCGTTCCTTGAGGTCACGCCTGACAGGTTGCTGCCCATTGCCACCGCACCGACGGAAGGCCACGCCTTCGACTTCCGTTCCCCGCGCGCCATCGGCAGCACCGAGATCGACCACGCCTTTACAGGAATAACGTTCGACGACGGTCTGGCGCGGCTTTCCGTGCGCGACCCGGCGGGCACCGGCGTCGGAGGCTCCGGCGTCGGGATGTCCTGGGACGAAAGCTGCCCGTGGCTTCAGATCCATACGGCTGACAAGCCGGCGCCGATTCCAGGCCGCATCGGCCTTGCCGTGGAGCCCATGACCTGTCCGCCGGATGCCTTCAACAGCGGCACGGACCTCATCCGTTTGGAACCCGGGGCAGAGCACACGGCGTCCTGGAGCATCTACGCCCTCTAG
- the panD gene encoding aspartate 1-decarboxylase, with protein MIRTMFKSKIHRATVTHADLHYVGSVTVDLDLLDAADILPGELVSIVDVTNGARLETYTIAGERGSGVIGINGAAAHMVHVGDTVILITYAEMTTEEARSYEPRVVHVGKDNKILQLGNDPAEGHTPGLMRPPHALSNAAHLS; from the coding sequence ATGATCCGCACAATGTTCAAGTCCAAGATCCACCGCGCAACAGTGACCCACGCCGACCTCCACTACGTCGGTTCGGTCACTGTCGACCTGGACCTCCTGGACGCGGCCGACATCCTTCCCGGCGAGCTCGTCTCCATTGTGGACGTCACCAACGGCGCCCGGTTGGAGACATACACCATTGCCGGCGAGCGCGGTTCGGGCGTGATCGGGATCAACGGCGCGGCCGCCCATATGGTCCACGTCGGCGACACCGTCATCCTCATCACCTACGCGGAGATGACCACGGAAGAGGCACGGTCTTACGAGCCCCGGGTGGTCCACGTTGGCAAGGACAACAAGATCCTGCAGCTCGGCAACGACCCCGCCGAGGGCCACACCCCCGGGCTCATGCGCCCGCCGCACGCGCTCAGCAACGCAGCGCACCTCAGCTAA
- a CDS encoding MoaF C-terminal domain-containing protein: MTITELQDYVPEEEWPPVSTMLDGFGDQTLPASPALAATTISLQTADGTLAEYTFLTPSTLTWAEGAASGTAAYKAIEARPGIFIIDFVRGQDQGKGADAENVTIILDQTTGAVTTAVSRFVSSDGKVRGITEFTHSNASGRAAVHQRSADLVGRRIFYRYSDVESYEHIYLNQGTFTWHCVRGGEAGLADTDRCMTWAVAEDLYIFFWTEQVMTVEAVLLIDLREQRSIGRMFGWDNPAAEPVTLPFNSRLSVLNTTSYPSDTRKH, translated from the coding sequence ATGACCATCACCGAACTGCAGGACTATGTACCCGAGGAAGAATGGCCGCCGGTCTCCACGATGCTGGACGGCTTTGGGGATCAGACCCTGCCTGCGTCTCCTGCGCTCGCTGCCACAACTATCTCCCTGCAGACAGCCGACGGCACCCTTGCCGAGTACACCTTCCTCACCCCGTCAACGCTCACGTGGGCCGAGGGCGCTGCCAGTGGAACCGCTGCCTACAAGGCCATTGAAGCCCGCCCGGGAATCTTCATCATTGATTTCGTCCGTGGACAAGACCAAGGCAAAGGCGCCGACGCCGAAAACGTCACCATCATCCTGGACCAAACCACAGGTGCCGTCACCACTGCCGTCTCCCGGTTTGTCAGCTCGGACGGCAAGGTCCGGGGGATAACCGAATTCACGCACTCCAACGCCAGCGGCCGGGCTGCTGTGCACCAGCGGTCCGCGGACCTTGTTGGCAGGCGCATCTTCTACCGTTACAGCGACGTTGAATCCTACGAGCACATCTACCTGAATCAAGGAACCTTCACCTGGCACTGCGTTCGCGGAGGGGAAGCCGGACTCGCTGATACCGACCGTTGCATGACGTGGGCTGTCGCGGAGGACCTGTACATCTTCTTCTGGACCGAACAGGTGATGACCGTTGAAGCAGTTCTCCTGATCGATTTGCGCGAGCAACGGTCCATCGGGCGGATGTTTGGCTGGGACAATCCTGCCGCGGAACCAGTCACCTTGCCGTTCAACTCCAGGCTCTCTGTCTTGAACACCACCAGCTACCCCAGTGACACCCGCAAGCACTAA